One Halobaculum sp. CBA1158 DNA segment encodes these proteins:
- the lysX gene encoding lysine biosynthesis protein LysX, with the protein MKLGLLYSRIRKDEKLLLSELRERGHEIVKIDVRKQRFGLDATTAEVADCDLVIDRCLATSRSLYATRFLAAYGVPVINSPETAAVCADKVKNSLALEAAGVPTPATEVAFTKEAAMEAIEGFGYPCVIKPVVGSWGRLMAKIDTENAAEAILEHKATLGHYEHKVFYVQEYVDKPGRDIRVLACDGEPVAAMTRSSDHWLTNAAKGGETATFDLDDEAKELVATASDAVGGGLLGVDLMETKDGEYTVHEVNHTVEFKALNEASEVDVPAAVVDWLELKADVADEAVATA; encoded by the coding sequence ATGAAGCTCGGCCTGCTCTACTCCCGGATACGGAAAGACGAGAAGCTCCTCCTCTCGGAGCTTCGCGAGCGCGGCCACGAGATCGTCAAGATCGACGTGCGCAAACAGCGGTTCGGCCTCGACGCGACGACCGCCGAGGTCGCCGACTGCGACCTGGTGATCGACCGCTGTCTCGCCACCTCGCGGTCGCTGTACGCCACGCGGTTCCTCGCGGCGTACGGGGTGCCCGTGATCAACAGTCCCGAGACGGCCGCCGTCTGCGCGGACAAGGTGAAAAACAGCCTCGCGCTGGAGGCGGCCGGGGTGCCGACGCCGGCGACCGAGGTGGCGTTCACCAAGGAGGCCGCGATGGAGGCCATCGAGGGGTTCGGCTACCCCTGCGTGATCAAGCCGGTCGTCGGCTCGTGGGGCAGGCTGATGGCGAAGATCGACACCGAGAACGCCGCCGAGGCGATCCTGGAGCACAAGGCCACCCTCGGGCACTACGAGCACAAGGTGTTCTACGTGCAGGAGTACGTCGACAAGCCCGGCCGCGACATCCGCGTGCTGGCGTGTGACGGCGAGCCCGTCGCCGCCATGACGCGCTCCTCGGATCACTGGCTCACCAACGCCGCGAAGGGCGGCGAGACGGCCACCTTCGACCTCGACGACGAGGCGAAGGAACTCGTGGCGACCGCCAGCGACGCGGTCGGCGGCGGCCTGCTCGGCGTCGACCTGATGGAGACGAAGGACGGCGAGTACACGGTTCACGAGGTGAACCACACCGTCGAGTTCAAGGCGCTGAACGAGGCGAGCGAGGTCGACGTGCCCGCGGCGGTCGTCGACTGGCTCGAACTGAAGGCCGATGTAGCCGACGAGGCGGTGGCGACGGCATGA
- the lysW gene encoding lysine biosynthesis protein LysW has protein sequence MTESECVECGGTVALHDDLEIGEIVDCETCGAELEVVDVSPPVLDRAPELEEDWGE, from the coding sequence ATGACCGAGTCCGAATGCGTCGAGTGCGGGGGAACCGTGGCCCTGCACGACGACCTGGAGATCGGAGAGATCGTCGACTGTGAAACGTGCGGAGCCGAGCTGGAGGTCGTCGACGTCTCCCCGCCGGTCCTCGATCGAGCCCCGGAGCTCGAAGAGGACTGGGGGGAGTAA
- the argF gene encoding ornithine carbamoyltransferase, with translation MSTNTTPTTTDDEADAFPSDFLDIDDLTAEQLATVLARASDLKAGKDLTQLPRTTLAMLFEKPSTRTRASFETGMTQLGGHAMFLGPDAIQLGHGEPLKDTARALGGYADALMVRTFAHENAEILAEYADVPVINGLTDDAHPCQTLADLLTIHEEVGDLSEVQAAWVGDGNNVGRSFAVGAALAGLDLTVATPDGYGLGDDVYDRCAELGTEPTAVDTPEEAVADADVVYTDVWVSMGEEEERAEKLPAFEGYQVNEELLDATDAAFMHCLPAHRGEEVTDAVLESERSIVWEQAENRMHAQKGLLVELLE, from the coding sequence ATGAGCACGAACACGACACCGACGACGACCGACGACGAGGCCGACGCGTTCCCGAGCGACTTCCTCGACATCGACGACCTGACCGCCGAGCAGTTGGCGACGGTGCTGGCGCGGGCCTCCGACCTGAAGGCGGGCAAGGACCTCACGCAGTTGCCCCGGACGACCCTGGCGATGCTGTTCGAGAAGCCCTCGACCAGGACCCGCGCGAGCTTCGAGACGGGGATGACCCAACTCGGGGGCCACGCGATGTTTCTCGGGCCCGACGCGATCCAGTTGGGTCACGGCGAACCGCTGAAAGACACCGCCCGCGCGCTCGGCGGCTACGCCGACGCCCTCATGGTTCGGACGTTCGCCCACGAGAACGCGGAGATCCTCGCTGAGTACGCCGACGTGCCCGTGATCAACGGCCTCACCGACGACGCCCACCCCTGTCAGACGCTGGCGGACCTGCTCACGATCCACGAGGAGGTGGGCGACCTCTCGGAGGTGCAGGCGGCGTGGGTCGGCGACGGCAACAACGTCGGTCGCTCGTTCGCCGTCGGGGCCGCCCTCGCGGGCCTCGACCTCACGGTCGCCACGCCCGACGGCTACGGCCTCGGCGACGACGTGTACGACCGCTGTGCGGAACTCGGCACCGAACCGACGGCCGTCGACACCCCCGAGGAGGCCGTCGCCGACGCGGATGTGGTGTACACCGACGTGTGGGTGAGCATGGGCGAGGAGGAGGAGCGCGCGGAGAAGCTCCCGGCGTTCGAGGGGTATCAGGTGAACGAGGAACTCCTCGACGCCACCGACGCCGCGTTCATGCACTGCCTCCCCGCCCACCGCGGCGAGGAAGTGACCGACGCCGTGCTGGAGTCGGAGCGCTCGATCGTGTGGGAGCAGGCGGAAAATCGGATGCACGCGCAGAAGGGGCTGCTGGTGGAGCTGCTGGAGTAA
- a CDS encoding aspartate aminotransferase family protein, whose protein sequence is MSAFEDLSDAGEGFVFSEKPIPIESGEGVHLTAEDGTEYLDFGASYACAPLGHCPPAVVDAVQEQAAELLYVQASYPNSARTELYERLGAVAPGDISKVWLCNSGTEANEAAMKFARSATGREKIVATKRGFHGRTLGALAMTWKKKYRAPFEPVAGGVEFVDYGDAEALAEAVDDETAAVFLEPVQGEGGINPAGTEYLQSARDLTEDAGAALVFDEIQTGMGRTGDLWACEGAGVVPDVLTTAKGVASGLPLGATLCADWIADGAASHGSTFSGNPVVAAAANATLEELVAEDVPGHAATVGDYLTTQLTQAVEEHDLPVREVRGEGLMIGIEVKRGANRYLRDLAMEHQILALPAGRSVVRLLPPLVINEGHAREVVDALTEVL, encoded by the coding sequence ATGAGCGCCTTCGAGGACCTGAGCGACGCCGGCGAGGGGTTCGTCTTCTCGGAGAAGCCGATCCCCATCGAGTCGGGCGAGGGCGTCCACCTCACCGCCGAGGACGGAACCGAGTACCTCGATTTCGGCGCGAGCTACGCGTGCGCCCCCCTCGGCCACTGCCCGCCCGCGGTGGTCGACGCGGTGCAGGAGCAGGCTGCCGAGCTGCTGTACGTGCAGGCGTCGTACCCCAACAGCGCTCGCACGGAGCTGTACGAACGCCTCGGCGCGGTCGCCCCCGGCGACATCTCGAAGGTGTGGCTCTGTAACTCCGGCACGGAGGCGAACGAGGCGGCGATGAAGTTCGCGCGCTCGGCGACCGGGCGCGAGAAGATCGTCGCCACGAAACGCGGCTTCCACGGCCGGACGCTGGGCGCGCTGGCGATGACGTGGAAGAAGAAGTACCGCGCCCCCTTCGAGCCCGTCGCCGGCGGCGTCGAGTTCGTCGACTACGGCGACGCGGAGGCGCTGGCGGAGGCCGTCGACGACGAAACCGCAGCCGTGTTCCTCGAACCCGTTCAGGGCGAGGGCGGGATCAACCCCGCGGGTACCGAGTATCTGCAGTCGGCTCGCGACCTGACCGAGGACGCCGGCGCGGCGCTGGTGTTCGACGAGATCCAGACGGGTATGGGCCGCACCGGCGACCTGTGGGCCTGCGAGGGCGCGGGCGTCGTACCCGACGTCCTCACGACGGCGAAGGGCGTCGCCTCCGGCCTCCCGCTGGGCGCGACGCTGTGTGCCGACTGGATCGCCGACGGCGCGGCCAGCCACGGCTCGACGTTCTCGGGCAACCCGGTCGTCGCCGCCGCGGCCAACGCGACCCTTGAGGAACTGGTCGCCGAGGACGTGCCCGGCCACGCGGCGACGGTCGGCGACTACCTCACGACCCAGTTGACCCAGGCCGTCGAGGAGCACGACCTGCCCGTGCGCGAGGTGCGCGGCGAGGGGCTGATGATCGGCATCGAGGTGAAGCGCGGGGCGAACCGGTACCTCCGCGATCTGGCGATGGAGCATCAGATCCTCGCGCTGCCGGCGGGCCGCTCCGTGGTCCGTCTGCTCCCGCCGCTGGTGATCAACGAGGGCCACGCCCGCGAGGTCGTGGACGCCCTGACCGAGGTGCTGTGA
- the argH gene encoding argininosuccinate lyase: MTGDEGTAGSDADDAESAETVVRRDRFAGGPARGFMSSLAADERIFAADLAVDRAHTVMLAEQGVVGDDEAGEILSGLAAVEDAGHAALPDGEDVHEAIESAVVDRVGDVGGKMHTARSRNDEVAACIRYRYRTDLLDTAEATLALREALLDTAAAHADTVMPGFTHRQYAQPTTVGHFLSSYAGAVERDTARLLAAFDRTNESPLGGAAFAGTTFDIDRERTAELLGFDGVVENSTDAVSARDFLLEGTAALANLTATLSGLATDLIEHAKDGYFDPSDDYASTSSIMPQKVNPDTLELARAVAGDAAGDLTGLLTTLKGLPRAYNRDLQRATPHAWDAVDDATEATEVVAGAVATGEWNVEACAADAGAGFSTATGVADALAAAGIPFRTAHEVVAEAAAASPSDADAETLAANLDAAAAEVLGESLYEHVSREDLDAALDPAGSVASRASRGGPAPDAVADSLARMTETYDGHENGLATRRGALAAAETNLTDAVEPYI; the protein is encoded by the coding sequence ATGACCGGCGACGAGGGAACCGCCGGCAGCGACGCGGACGACGCCGAGTCCGCCGAGACGGTCGTCCGCCGCGACCGCTTCGCTGGCGGCCCGGCCCGCGGGTTCATGTCGAGCCTCGCGGCCGACGAGCGCATCTTCGCGGCCGACCTCGCGGTCGACCGCGCACACACGGTGATGCTCGCGGAGCAGGGCGTCGTCGGCGACGACGAGGCCGGCGAGATCCTCTCGGGGCTCGCCGCCGTCGAGGACGCCGGCCACGCCGCGCTCCCGGACGGCGAGGACGTCCACGAGGCCATCGAGTCGGCGGTCGTCGACCGCGTCGGCGACGTGGGCGGGAAGATGCACACCGCGCGCTCGCGCAACGACGAGGTCGCGGCCTGCATCCGCTACCGCTACCGCACGGACCTGCTCGACACCGCCGAGGCGACGCTGGCGCTGCGCGAGGCGCTGCTGGATACCGCGGCCGCCCACGCCGACACGGTCATGCCGGGGTTCACCCACCGACAGTACGCCCAGCCGACGACCGTCGGGCACTTCCTGTCGTCGTACGCGGGCGCGGTCGAGCGCGACACGGCTCGGCTGCTCGCGGCGTTCGACCGGACGAACGAGTCGCCGCTTGGCGGGGCCGCCTTCGCGGGCACCACCTTCGACATCGACCGCGAGCGCACGGCCGAACTGCTCGGGTTCGACGGCGTCGTCGAGAACTCGACGGACGCCGTCTCCGCGCGCGACTTCCTCCTCGAGGGGACCGCCGCGCTCGCGAACCTGACGGCGACGCTGTCGGGCCTCGCCACGGACCTGATCGAGCACGCGAAGGACGGCTACTTCGACCCCTCGGACGACTACGCGTCCACGTCGTCGATCATGCCCCAGAAGGTGAACCCGGACACGCTGGAACTGGCGCGCGCGGTCGCGGGCGACGCCGCCGGCGACCTCACCGGCCTGCTCACGACGCTGAAGGGGCTGCCGCGGGCGTACAACCGGGACCTCCAGCGCGCGACGCCCCACGCCTGGGACGCCGTCGACGACGCGACGGAGGCGACCGAGGTCGTCGCCGGCGCGGTCGCGACCGGCGAGTGGAACGTCGAGGCGTGCGCGGCCGACGCGGGCGCGGGCTTCTCGACGGCCACGGGGGTCGCCGACGCGCTCGCGGCCGCCGGGATCCCGTTCCGCACGGCCCACGAGGTGGTCGCGGAGGCGGCCGCGGCGTCGCCGTCGGACGCCGACGCGGAGACGCTCGCTGCAAATCTTGACGCGGCCGCTGCGGAGGTACTTGGGGAGTCCCTGTACGAACACGTGAGCCGCGAGGACCTCGACGCCGCGCTCGACCCCGCCGGGAGCGTCGCCTCCCGCGCGTCGCGCGGCGGCCCGGCACCCGACGCCGTGGCCGACTCCCTCGCGCGCATGACCGAGACGTACGACGGTCACGAGAACGGACTCGCCACGCGCCGCGGCGCGCTCGCGGCCGCCGAAACGAACTTGACGGATGCGGTCGAACCGTACATCTGA
- a CDS encoding argininosuccinate synthase, translating into MTKRVALAFSGGLDTTVCVPLLEEEYGYDEVVGVTVDVGQPAEEFDEAEETAEALDLEHYVVDAKAEFAELCFDSVRANATYQGYPLGTALARPVIAEAILKVAEEQDCDALAHGCTGKGNDQLRFETVWRASDKEVIAPVRELGLTREWEIEYADEKDLPVEGGNEGAWSIDTNLWSRSVEGDDLEDPTYVPPEDIYDWTATPGEVDGEELVEIGFEMGYPVMLNGETIDSVSLIEELNEIAGAYGVGRTDMMEDRMLGLKVRENYEHPAATVLLTAHEALEQLVFTKSERDFKQQIDEQWAQQGYKGLVDSPLVNSLEGYLDAGQEKVTGTVTVKLQGGQCRPVARDSEYGVYSESAASFNTETVDGIEQADATGVAKYHGFQERLANRVLENVKAGEGDETLAADGGSKDEHGEDDE; encoded by the coding sequence ATGACGAAACGCGTTGCGCTCGCATTCAGCGGTGGACTCGACACGACCGTCTGCGTCCCGCTCCTCGAGGAGGAGTACGGCTACGACGAGGTCGTCGGCGTCACCGTCGACGTGGGCCAGCCGGCGGAGGAGTTCGACGAGGCCGAGGAGACCGCCGAGGCGCTCGACCTGGAGCACTACGTCGTCGACGCGAAAGCCGAGTTCGCGGAGCTGTGTTTCGACTCCGTGCGCGCGAACGCGACGTATCAGGGCTACCCGCTCGGAACCGCCCTCGCGCGTCCGGTGATCGCCGAGGCGATCCTGAAGGTCGCCGAGGAGCAGGACTGCGACGCCCTCGCGCACGGCTGTACCGGGAAGGGGAACGACCAACTGCGCTTCGAGACCGTCTGGCGCGCCTCCGACAAGGAGGTCATCGCGCCGGTGCGCGAGCTCGGCCTCACGCGCGAGTGGGAGATCGAGTACGCCGACGAGAAAGACCTGCCCGTCGAGGGCGGCAACGAGGGCGCGTGGTCGATCGACACGAACCTCTGGTCGCGCTCGGTCGAGGGCGACGACCTGGAGGACCCCACCTACGTCCCGCCGGAGGACATCTACGACTGGACGGCGACGCCCGGAGAAGTCGACGGCGAGGAGCTGGTGGAGATCGGCTTCGAGATGGGCTACCCCGTGATGCTGAACGGCGAGACGATCGATTCGGTCTCGCTCATCGAGGAACTCAACGAGATCGCCGGCGCGTACGGCGTCGGCCGTACTGACATGATGGAAGACCGGATGCTCGGGCTGAAGGTGCGCGAGAACTACGAGCACCCCGCCGCGACCGTCCTGTTGACGGCGCACGAGGCGCTCGAACAGCTCGTGTTCACCAAGTCCGAGCGCGACTTCAAGCAACAGATCGACGAGCAGTGGGCCCAGCAGGGGTACAAGGGCCTCGTGGACTCGCCGCTCGTGAACTCCCTCGAGGGCTACCTCGACGCCGGCCAGGAGAAGGTCACCGGCACGGTGACGGTGAAGCTTCAGGGCGGGCAGTGCCGCCCGGTCGCGCGCGACTCCGAGTACGGCGTCTACTCCGAGTCGGCCGCCTCGTTCAACACGGAGACGGTCGACGGCATCGAGCAGGCCGACGCGACGGGCGTCGCGAAGTACCACGGCTTCCAGGAGCGCCTCGCCAACCGCGTGCTGGAGAACGTGAAGGCCGGCGAGGGCGACGAGACTCTCGCGGCCGACGGCGGCAGCAAGGACGAGCACGGCGAGGACGACGAGTAG
- the hemC gene encoding hydroxymethylbilane synthase, with amino-acid sequence MTSGTLRLATRGSDLALRQAAGVRDELSTRRRDVELVEVETRGDELDEALITELGRTGAFVRALDEEVLSGGVDAAVHSLKDMPTEMPEGLVVAAVGERAPAGDALVTRDGGDLADLPRGSVVGTSSLRRKAQVLAERPDLEVRPLRGNVDTRIQKLIAPELQAEHERRIEAEADSAAEAAEFRETDDEYERTVEEWFDDLTDFQRRALEHDLEHEYDAIVLAEAGLRRSDLFYRDEYAVERLDRADHVPAPGQGAVAVTANDPDVIETIRSAMDHEPTRVATSVERTVLAELGGGCIAPIGVNALVQGEHVSTRVRVLSADGDTQVAAIRDLPLRTYREAAAEFADALREQGAADLIAAAKRSAETETAKRVEEGDE; translated from the coding sequence ATGACATCCGGGACGCTGCGGCTCGCCACCCGCGGCTCCGACCTCGCGCTCCGACAGGCGGCTGGCGTCCGAGACGAGCTCTCGACGCGCCGCCGCGACGTGGAGCTGGTCGAGGTCGAGACGCGCGGCGACGAGCTCGACGAAGCGCTCATTACCGAACTGGGGCGCACGGGGGCGTTCGTGCGCGCGCTCGACGAGGAGGTGCTGTCGGGCGGGGTCGACGCCGCGGTCCACTCGCTGAAGGACATGCCCACCGAGATGCCCGAGGGGCTCGTCGTCGCCGCCGTCGGCGAGCGCGCGCCCGCCGGCGACGCGCTCGTCACCCGCGACGGCGGGGACCTCGCGGACCTCCCGCGCGGCTCGGTCGTCGGCACCTCCTCGCTGCGCCGGAAGGCGCAGGTGCTCGCCGAGCGTCCGGACCTGGAGGTCCGTCCGCTCCGCGGCAACGTCGACACGCGGATCCAGAAGCTCATCGCGCCCGAGTTGCAGGCCGAACACGAGCGTCGCATCGAGGCCGAGGCCGACAGCGCGGCGGAGGCGGCGGAGTTCCGCGAGACCGACGACGAGTACGAGCGAACCGTCGAGGAGTGGTTCGACGACCTCACCGACTTCCAGCGCCGCGCGCTCGAGCACGACCTCGAGCACGAGTACGACGCGATCGTGCTGGCGGAGGCCGGCCTACGTCGGTCGGACCTGTTCTACCGCGACGAGTACGCGGTCGAACGGCTCGACCGCGCGGACCACGTCCCAGCGCCCGGCCAGGGCGCGGTCGCGGTCACCGCGAACGACCCCGACGTGATCGAGACGATCCGGTCGGCGATGGACCACGAGCCGACCCGCGTCGCCACCAGCGTCGAGCGCACCGTCCTCGCCGAGCTGGGCGGCGGCTGCATCGCGCCGATCGGCGTCAACGCGCTCGTCCAAGGCGAGCACGTCAGCACGCGCGTTCGAGTGCTGTCGGCCGACGGCGACACCCAGGTCGCGGCGATCCGCGACCTCCCGCTTCGCACCTACCGCGAGGCCGCCGCCGAGTTCGCCGACGCGCTCCGCGAGCAGGGCGCGGCCGACCTCATCGCGGCCGCGAAGCGGTCCGCCGAGACCGAGACCGCCAAGCGCGTCGAGGAGGGCGACGAGTAG
- a CDS encoding acetylglutamate/acetylaminoadipate kinase, which yields MPDGGDGPPVVVKLGGARAVDPAGAVGDVAHLVANGRSVVVVHGGSTAVDDLLERLGIESEYVETPSGVTGRFTDAETMEAFTMAMAGQVNTDLVTAMKNAGVDAVGLSGVDGGILTGPRKSAVRVVEDGTKKIKRGDHSGTPKEVNDGLLSTLLADGYTPVVSPPMFGMESESEGTPVNTDADRAAAAVAGALGAELVVLTDVSGVYADPDDPDTLIESVTTDAEYDALTDAAEGFMTRKVMAATEALESGASAVTVADANVRDPIVAALDGAGTRIERSAVVAGADGATDEVSADAEVDG from the coding sequence CTGCCCGACGGCGGCGACGGCCCGCCCGTGGTCGTGAAGCTCGGCGGCGCGCGCGCGGTCGACCCCGCTGGGGCGGTCGGCGACGTGGCCCACCTCGTCGCCAACGGCCGCAGTGTGGTCGTCGTCCACGGCGGCTCGACCGCCGTCGACGACCTGCTGGAGCGCCTCGGCATCGAGTCGGAGTACGTTGAGACGCCCTCGGGCGTCACCGGCCGTTTCACCGACGCAGAGACGATGGAGGCGTTCACGATGGCGATGGCGGGCCAGGTGAACACCGACCTCGTCACCGCGATGAAGAACGCCGGCGTCGACGCCGTCGGCCTCTCGGGCGTCGACGGCGGCATCCTGACAGGCCCCCGGAAATCGGCCGTCCGCGTCGTCGAGGACGGAACGAAGAAGATCAAACGCGGCGACCACTCGGGCACGCCGAAGGAGGTGAACGACGGCCTCCTCTCTACCCTGCTCGCTGACGGGTACACGCCGGTCGTCTCCCCGCCGATGTTCGGTATGGAAAGCGAGAGCGAGGGGACCCCCGTCAACACCGACGCCGACCGCGCGGCCGCGGCCGTCGCGGGCGCGCTCGGCGCGGAACTGGTCGTCCTCACGGACGTGTCGGGCGTGTACGCCGATCCGGACGACCCCGACACGCTCATCGAGTCCGTCACCACGGACGCCGAGTACGACGCGCTCACCGACGCCGCCGAGGGGTTCATGACCCGGAAGGTGATGGCCGCGACCGAGGCGCTCGAGTCCGGTGCCAGCGCGGTGACCGTCGCCGACGCGAACGTCCGCGACCCGATCGTCGCCGCGCTCGACGGCGCGGGGACGCGTATCGAGCGGTCCGCGGTCGTTGCCGGCGCGGACGGCGCGACCGACGAGGTCTCCGCCGACGCGGAGGTGGACGGATGA
- the argC gene encoding N-acetyl-gamma-glutamyl-phosphate reductase — protein MTSEVERSETWETSGERARSSTARPRRRTGSGATRERSDPRVAVADGGTEQLTASVVGASGFAGGELCRLLTGHPNVELVQATSREYENKTLGYVHPNLRGVDVRFSSPEDLDSVDVLFASTPHGVSMEHIDAFRDAAGTVVDLSADFRLNEAADYDEWYDGHVAPEHLADAAYALPELGREKLKGADLIASGGCNATATMLALKPLVDSGVITPDDQVVADLKVGSSEGGAGGGAASSHPERSGVVRPYAPTGHRHEAEIQQELGLSLSFTVHAVDMTRGAAATCHAFPSERVTTGDLWGAYREAYDDEPFVRLVAGGGGVYRYPEPKAVAGTNHAEVGFELDPENGRVVAFSAIDNVMKGAAGQAVHAANVALGLEETAGLEFQGLHPVGAP, from the coding sequence ATGACGAGCGAGGTCGAGCGGAGCGAGACCTGGGAAACGAGCGGGGAGCGAGCGCGGTCGAGCACAGCGAGACCGCGACGGCGAACGGGGAGCGGAGCGACCCGTGAGCGCAGCGACCCGCGAGTCGCCGTCGCCGACGGCGGTACCGAACAACTGACCGCCTCCGTCGTCGGCGCGTCCGGCTTCGCGGGCGGCGAACTGTGTCGCCTGCTGACCGGACACCCGAACGTCGAACTCGTGCAGGCGACCAGCCGCGAGTACGAGAACAAGACGCTCGGCTACGTCCACCCGAACCTCCGGGGCGTCGACGTGCGCTTCTCGTCGCCGGAGGACCTCGACTCGGTGGACGTGCTGTTCGCGTCGACGCCCCACGGCGTCTCGATGGAGCACATCGACGCCTTCCGCGACGCCGCGGGCACCGTGGTCGACCTCTCGGCGGACTTCCGCCTGAACGAGGCGGCGGACTACGACGAGTGGTACGACGGCCACGTCGCCCCCGAGCACCTCGCGGACGCGGCGTACGCGCTCCCCGAACTCGGACGCGAGAAACTGAAGGGTGCGGACCTCATCGCCTCCGGCGGCTGCAACGCCACGGCGACGATGCTGGCGCTGAAGCCGTTGGTCGATTCGGGCGTCATCACGCCCGACGACCAGGTGGTCGCGGACCTGAAGGTCGGCTCATCGGAGGGGGGAGCCGGCGGCGGTGCCGCCTCCAGCCACCCGGAGCGCTCGGGCGTCGTGCGCCCGTACGCGCCGACGGGGCACCGCCACGAGGCGGAGATCCAGCAGGAACTGGGCCTCTCGCTCTCGTTCACCGTCCACGCGGTCGACATGACCCGCGGGGCCGCGGCGACGTGTCACGCCTTCCCGAGCGAGCGCGTCACTACGGGCGACCTGTGGGGCGCGTACCGCGAGGCGTACGACGACGAGCCGTTCGTCCGCCTCGTCGCGGGCGGCGGTGGCGTGTACCGCTACCCCGAGCCGAAGGCCGTGGCCGGGACGAACCACGCCGAGGTCGGCTTCGAGCTTGACCCCGAGAACGGCCGCGTGGTCGCGTTCTCGGCCATCGACAACGTGATGAAGGGCGCGGCGGGGCAGGCGGTCCACGCCGCCAACGTCGCGCTCGGGCTGGAGGAGACGGCCGGTCTGGAGTTCCAGGGGCTCCACCCCGTGGGAGCGCCGTGA
- a CDS encoding [LysW]-lysine hydrolase, translated as MAVQNPVDPTEALDTDGRRLLYDLVSTPSVSGDEAEAATVLVEFLEDHGREAYTDEVGNVRAPGDDSLLLTSHVDTVPGDIPVEIADGDEELDADGPVLWGRGSVDATGSLAAMAVAAVETGVSFVGVTGEETDSRGARHLVETRDAPEAVINGEPSGWDAVTLGYRGLISGTYVATSESGHTSRPDANAVQHAMHWWQRVEDAFDYYDYGAVFEQVTTKPVAVEGGLSEDGLSMEATMDVQFRVPPSLSPEDVRERADAELDVGTVHWNDPIPPVMGSPRDAVATALRGGIRRAGGDPRLLRKTGTADVNIFAGAWDVPMATYGPGDSDLDHAPDERLPVREFDRAVEVLTDASRRLTDD; from the coding sequence ATGGCCGTGCAGAACCCGGTCGACCCGACGGAGGCGCTCGACACCGACGGTCGCAGACTGCTGTACGATCTCGTGTCGACGCCGTCGGTCTCGGGCGACGAGGCCGAGGCGGCTACCGTCCTCGTGGAGTTCCTCGAGGACCACGGCCGCGAGGCGTACACCGACGAGGTGGGGAACGTCCGCGCCCCCGGCGACGACTCGCTGCTGCTCACCTCCCACGTCGACACGGTCCCGGGCGACATCCCGGTCGAGATCGCCGACGGCGACGAGGAACTGGACGCCGACGGTCCCGTGCTGTGGGGTCGCGGCAGCGTCGACGCCACGGGATCGCTGGCGGCGATGGCCGTCGCGGCCGTCGAGACTGGCGTCTCGTTCGTCGGCGTCACGGGCGAGGAGACCGACTCCCGCGGCGCGCGCCACCTCGTCGAGACGCGCGACGCGCCCGAGGCCGTCATCAACGGCGAGCCGTCCGGCTGGGACGCCGTGACGCTCGGATACCGCGGGCTCATCTCCGGGACGTACGTCGCGACCAGCGAGTCGGGGCACACCTCCCGGCCGGACGCCAACGCCGTCCAGCACGCGATGCACTGGTGGCAACGCGTCGAGGACGCGTTCGACTACTACGACTACGGTGCCGTCTTCGAGCAGGTGACGACGAAGCCGGTCGCCGTCGAGGGCGGTCTCTCCGAGGACGGCCTCTCGATGGAGGCGACGATGGACGTGCAGTTCCGGGTGCCGCCGTCGCTTTCCCCCGAGGACGTTCGCGAGCGCGCCGACGCCGAACTCGACGTGGGGACGGTCCATTGGAACGACCCGATCCCGCCCGTGATGGGGAGCCCCAGGGACGCCGTCGCAACCGCGCTCCGGGGCGGTATCCGCCGCGCGGGCGGCGACCCCCGGCTGCTCCGCAAGACCGGCACCGCGGACGTGAACATCTTCGCCGGCGCGTGGGACGTGCCGATGGCGACGTACGGCCCCGGCGACTCCGACCTGGATCACGCGCCCGACGAGCGACTCCCCGTACGGGAGTTCGACCGCGCCGTCGAGGTGCTCACCGACGCCTCGCGACGACTGACCGACGACTGA